In one Sesamum indicum cultivar Zhongzhi No. 13 linkage group LG12, S_indicum_v1.0, whole genome shotgun sequence genomic region, the following are encoded:
- the LOC105175235 gene encoding heavy metal-associated isoprenylated plant protein 7, with translation MGEEKKEEGNKVAAAAEEEKKKEEVKKEKKEEEKKDDEVPPPPEMVLKVDMHCEACARKVARALKGFEGVEEVTAEYKTSKVVVKGKDADPVKVCQRIQKKSGRKVEIISPLPKPPPHQNEQQQSKEEPKQENKEEPPAVVTVVLKVRMHCDACAHALQKRIGKIQGVESVTTDIANDQVIVKGVLDPEKLVSDVYKRTGKQASIVKNEEKKEEEKKDEKQNDKKEGEESKEEDDKKTDIKKVEYWPPKYYMEHTYAPQMFSDENPNACSVM, from the exons ATGGGTGAA GAGAAGAAAGAGGAGGGAAACAAggtggcggcggcggcggaggaggagaagaagaaagaagaagtaaaaaaggagaagaaggaagaagagaagaaagacgATGAAGTGCCTCCACCTCCAGAGATGGTGCTCAAGGTCGACATGCATTGCGAGGCCTGCGCCAGAAAAGTTGCTAGAGCTCTCAAAGGATTTGAAG GAGTGGAGGAGGTAACGGCGGAGTATAAGACGAGTAAAGTGGTGGTGAAAGGGAAGGATGCGGACCCTGTAAAGGTGTGCCAAAGgattcaaaagaaaagtggGCGAAAAGTGGAAATCATCTCACCCTTACCCAAGCCCCCACCCCACCAAAATGAGCAGCAACAGAGCAAAGAGGAGcccaaacaagaaaacaaagaggAG CCTCCAGCCGTCGTAACAGTGGTGCTGAAAGTTCGAATGCATTGCGATGCATGTGCTCACGCACTGCAGAAGAGAATCGGAAAAATTCAAG GTGTGGAATCAGTCACAACTGATATTGCAAACGACCAGGTAATTGTGAAAGGTGTTCTTGATCCGGAGAAGCTGGTGAGCGATGTGTACAAGAGAACTGGTAAACAAGCATCAATAGTgaagaatgaagaaaagaaggaagaggAGAAGAAAGACGAGAAACAGAACGACAagaaagaaggagaagaaagcAAGGAAGAAGACGACAAGAAAACGGACATCAAGAAAGTCGAGTATTGGCCTCCCAAGTACTACATGGAGCACACTTACGCCCCTCAGATGTTCAGTGATGAGAACCCGAATGCTTGCTCTGTTATGTAA